Part of the uncultured Desulfobacter sp. genome, CGGACGGTCCCCGGCACGTCTGGTGCACCTTCGGTCACGACCAGGTGGACTTGAATTTTAAAAACCCCGACGTCCTCATGGAATTTCTGGCCATTATCCGCCACTACCTGGATAACGGGGTAGAGGTATTCCGGCTGGATGCCGTGGCCTTTTTATGGAAGGAAGTCTGCACCACCTGCCTGCACCTGGGCCAGACCCATAAAATCGTCAAACTCATGCGCACCCTGATCCAGGCTCACAACCCCAGGGCCATCATTATCACGGAGACCAATGTGCCGGCCCGGGAAAATCTCTCCTATTTCGGCATCGGCGACGAAGCCCAGGTAATTTACAATTTCCCCTTGCCCCCGTTTTTGCTCAACACCATGGTCACCGGCATCAGCAAAGGGATTACGGACTGGCTGAGAACCATGCCCGACACCATGGAAACCACCACCTGCCTGAACTTCATCGCCTCCCACGACGGCATTGGACTGCGGCCGGTGGAAGACTATTTTTCCCGCCGGGAGATGGCCCAGCTCATTGAGTTGATGAAGGCATTCGGCGGTAAAATCTCCACCCGGGCACTCAATGACCACAAGGACAACCCCTACGAAATCAATATCAGCCTGTGGGATGCCATGCGGGGAACGATCCACCGCCGGGAACATTATCTCCAGTTCGAACGGTTCATTTGTGCCCACACGATCATGCTGGGTCTCAAGGGCATCCCGGCTATTTATATCCACAGTCTGCTGGGCACATCAAATGACTACGAACGCAGGGAAAACCTGCAGTCCAACCGGGCCGTCAACCGCCATATCTGGGACTACCCGGATCTGCGTAAAAAACTTGATGACCCTGATGATTACCACCATCAGGTATTTTCTACCCTCTGTGCCCTTGTGGACAAACGAAAACAGCAGGCGGCCTTCC contains:
- a CDS encoding alpha-amylase family glycosyl hydrolase; the encoded protein is MNNTSLNAPACLYDKVRTHLEIIYPGQDADALTRKAVAFFEPIHDSLDDGCESTPPLWSERDIALLTYGNSLVEEEQLPLRTLDRFLGDVVRDRFSIVHILPFFPYSSDDGFAVMDYYTVNPSLGDWQDIRKIAERCRLMADLVVNHTSSRSRWFENFKKGLHPGKDYYVTVEPGSDLSKVIRPRTSPLLREVATPDGPRHVWCTFGHDQVDLNFKNPDVLMEFLAIIRHYLDNGVEVFRLDAVAFLWKEVCTTCLHLGQTHKIVKLMRTLIQAHNPRAIIITETNVPARENLSYFGIGDEAQVIYNFPLPPFLLNTMVTGISKGITDWLRTMPDTMETTTCLNFIASHDGIGLRPVEDYFSRREMAQLIELMKAFGGKISTRALNDHKDNPYEINISLWDAMRGTIHRREHYLQFERFICAHTIMLGLKGIPAIYIHSLLGTSNDYERRENLQSNRAVNRHIWDYPDLRKKLDDPDDYHHQVFSTLCALVDKRKQQAAFHPDAGQVTFNINRKIVAFQRRPDDTHTAPALLCIHNITDQTVTIPLKDLPEPWRQQGVDLISETPVQLDAGLTLSPYQSMWIKKSSTPTP